The region GTGTTTTTACGGACTTCATCCAGATTATGCTTgatcttttctgtaaataacTACTTACTACTTTTAGAAATCTGTCACTGATTCACATCATTGATCAACTTCTATTTTAATGCAGCATAAAATCTCCTTAGTAATTCACATaattacttgttttaaaaaatctttgctcCCAGAACATTCGGACTTTTCAAAAGCCTAATTAGCTCTATATCCCCTGCAATGCTACTAAATTAAATTCACCTACTATTCTGAACTGCTTTGTGCCAGCAGTTCAAACATCTCTTCACAGGTAAGGATAAATCCCCACGTACAGCCAGAAACGAATACAACTCCTGCTTCTTTTGGAGCATATCAAGAAATGGGTCAGACCAATAGTCCCCTTTGCCCAGCgttctgtctccagcagtggcAGGTGCTACTCTAAGATAGCATGTGAGTCCGGCCACTGTCTCTGGTACAATCCTCTCATACTCTCCCGCATCTGCAACTGCTAGATTTACAGTGTTATAATTGCTGCGCACTCACTTCAGCATCTGTTTACAGATCCCTTCCCCGTAAATTTGTTGAATCAGCTTTCTGAACCTATCTGCCTCTGCAAGTTCACTATCAGTTATGCAACACAGTACCTTCCGCCTATGTATTTTAAAGGGGTCTCCTAGCCGTCTCACCAAGTGTCCCTATTTCACGTACTGTCGGATCCGATGACAGCAGTTCTGCATTCACCTTACTTCCATGATTTCATAGGCCCCGCTTTCAGTGCCCTGCCCCATGATGCTCAACATCGGCGCTCCCCCCCCCAGGCCTTCAATGAGACTCCAAGGTCTCTGCCCTGACGCGCCCGGCGGCGGGAAGCACCGGCGGCGGCCGAGGCCCCGGGCGAGCGCGGCCCTGCCTGGGCAGCCCCCTCAGCAAGCGGCAGCCCTCCCCTTCGCCACCCCCTCACGCAAACCCCGGCCGCCGCGGCCACACAAACCCTgcccgccggggggggggggaaaggacGCGCTCACCGGAGCGGCAGAGCTACCAGCCCACCGTACGGCCCTCACTCACCCCGCCGCCGTCTCTCCGGGCACGGCCGCCGGGTCCCCTTCGATGtccacctccagctcctccgccgccgccgccatgaCACCGGCCCCACCGATCTCGCGAGAAAAGGCGGgagcgccgcgccgcgccgcgccgcgccggtGACTGGGCatgcgcggcgggcggcgcgcgCGCAGTAGCCCTCAGTGAAGCTGCGCCCTGAGGAGAAGCCGGGTCGGAGGCGGAGAGATGGCGCTGGGGTAGGCGGGGCGCGCAGGGGGCAGCTGAGGGCGAGCCGGGCGCTGAGGGGCAACTTCCAGGGTAGGAGCgaaggggaaagggaggcaTGTCAGGCAGGGACGGGAGAGCGCGGGGGCTGAGGGGAAGGAGCGGGCCCCGGCAGAGGGAGGCTGGAGCCCGCCCAGGCCGCGCGCCCCggtgcctgctgctcctccGGGCTGCCCCGCTCGCTGTGGGGTGGGAGTGCTCCGAGGGGGAAGCCGTGCCTCAGGGCCGCGGGGTGGACGGAAACCCGCCTGGCGATTCGCCTTTCCTCGCTTGCGGCTGCTGAAGCACGCTTGGGGTAGCGGCGGTTTGCGAGCTGCCCCGGGTGAACCCGGGCCCGTTGAAGTGTGGTGGGCTGACCGAAGAGAGACACTATTTCGGTGCATCGTGCTGCAGATGTCGGTTTTGCTGGCCTCTGTCCGTGTACTTCCAAGCATGTGGTCATGTCTTTTCATTCATCTAGAAGATGACAGCAGCAGGGTGTTGTGCGGCTCAAGTTAAAGTGTTGTAATATGGCCATAAAAGTCACAGTTGTATTCccatacatttttaaatctgtgtttcGTCCCACAAGAAGTATTTGGCCCTTCATGGTAATTGGGCTTCTAATCATATACTGAAGGGAAGTGTTAAGAACCGTGAGGGTTGACTATCATTATATAGAAAACGACCACAGAGAACCTTCCGTCGACTCAAGaaagtgtttctgttttaagaGATGGAAATACAAAGATTTTGAACAAATAAACTCTGTTGCAACCTTTTTATTCTGAACATTTCATCTTTGTGCTGGAATTGATTTGAAAGTGAAATTAATAAACAGCAAATATGATTGTTTTCATTATCGctacttaaaaatgcaaaatctagACAAACAGTGTGatgaaagatggaagaaaaataattgttacgATCTCGGGATCTGTCAATGCCATGTCATAGGGTATAATGTGGAAATGTCTAAAGAGGGTCCAGCCCAATATTGAATGTCAGTGTAGCACATAATAGGGTCCTGAAAACAACGTCATTGTGTTAGCAAAGTTTTGGGCACACACTGCTCCTCTGGTTGGTTTATACTAAGCCTCTTGATAGGATTTATTAGCATGGGGAGTGGGTCTAGTAAATCTAGAGCAGAGCAACCCCACACGAGTAAATTTGCAGGGAGATGCCTTCTGATCTCCAGTTAGCTCAGAGAGCAATACTGTAATTGGCATAAACCAAGCTAATACTACATTACCATCAGGAGAGCCAGTGCTGTTCAGCTCTTTGCTACTCTGCTTCTCCCCTTTGTTCAGTTATAGCTGTGGTATAAGTTGGATTAGCTCACACGTACAGCCTAGAGCAAGCATGCGTGACTGGACTGAAAGGGAGGGCAGGTCAATCTCTTTCGGCAGTACTCTGCAGTTAGGTCTGCCTAAGCTCAACTAGTGTTATCTGCTCCAACATCTCTATGCTCTGTATCCTTGAGGATACAGATGTCTCCTTATTCATAATaggtggctttttaaaaatgtgattttaccAACCCATGCTTAACTAAGCTATCCATACAGGCTAATATTCACAGATATATGAAAAGTTATtgtctatcttttttttttttttaaagtcttgatTTATACTAGAGGAGGTCATACACAATGTGTTTAAGACTGGTGCTTTTTAAATAGGTTCCGAGTATGAGATTCATGAGAGAAGCAAAAGACTAATCAATACTTAGAAGTTTAACAGTGTCTTTAAGATACTTTTTTGCCATGGCCACCTTTGCTTGCGAACTTAATTCTGCCTGCCCTAACATAATTCTCAATCATACTGGGCAACAGCGCTATCCAAATTACATTAAAAGAgaattctgcatttaaatttaGAAGTTTTTGCTTTACATCTTCATTTTgttattaacattttctttttcagaagtgttaCAATTTGAgcctgattttctgttttattaaattctGCTACTTGCAATGGGGTCTTTTTGAGACTATTAGCAGCTagtaaatttgctttttctccttgtgaCCAGTTTACAAGAGAACTTACAGCATTAAAATGTCCAGCCTTGCATGCACAATGCAATGGAGTATCCTTGCTGCTGTCTAAGGCATTAATGGCTGCCCCATAGCTCAGCAATAGATGTATCAAGTCGCTGTGTCCATGTTCTGCTGCAATATGCAGTGCGGTCTTTCTCCAAATGTTTCTGtcatcaatatttttatttttccctgatgTCAGAAGAATTTTTACAATCTCTGTGTTTCCTTTGCAGGCTGCATAGTGCATCGGAGTACATCCATCCATGTCCTTAGCtccaaatcttccttttttagCTAACAGAACTTTCACAATACTGAGATGTCCTCTCACAGCTGCAGTGTGCAGGGGAGTCTTCTTCTCCTTGTCTTGTGCGTTGGGGTCAGCATTAGCGTTCAGAAGCATCTCTACCATTGTTTTGTCTCCCCTTTCAGCCGCAAAATGCAAAGGTGATTTTGACTGCTTATCCTTAACATTAACGTTGGCTTTGTGGTGCAACAGCTGTTGAGCAACATCAGTGTTACCTCTTTGACTTGCAATATGCAGGGGAGTAACAAACTCTTTAGTGACAGCATTAATTTTGGCCCCAGCATTAACCAAAAGGCCAACTAATGCTCCTTTATTATGAAGTGCAGCAACATGGAGCGGGGTTTCATCGGCTTGGTTCATAAGGTTAATCTCCATCCCGCTGTGGAGAAGCAGACTTGCAATGGAAGCAGCCCCAGCTTGAACTGCCAAATGCAAAGCTGTGTCTGAAGCAGGAGTCTTTATTCCGATATTTGCTCCCTTTTCGATTAGAACTTCTGCTGATTCAGCTTTGCCTGTTTCACACGCCAGGAGTAAAGGAGTGTACTGCATTTCGTTGTAGGCGTTTATATCTGTACCTCTGTCAATTAAAGCTGCTACAACACCATGCAGATTTTTCTGTACAGCTCTAAAAAGAGCTGACTCCATTATGTCAGATGACAAATCTTCAGAATATTCTAGTAGTATTTTGAAGATGGATGGGTGGTTGCTGCTGAAGGCTCTTTCGGCCATGTTGGAATCAACAGTGGCTCCGGCTTCTAGCAGTACTTTTGCGGTATTTTCAGACCCCTGAGAAACAGCATAACTGAGAGCAGTCTGTCCTCTTTCATCCTTTCCATCAGTGGAGGCGCCAgcctttaaaagcatttttgccAGACTGCTCTCATCTTTAAGAGCTGCCATGTGCAAAAAGTTGTGCTGGTTCCCGTAGCTTCTTGCCTCTTCTTTCAGGAGCATCTTCAATATGTGACTGTGATTATTCTGTGCAGCCAAATGAAGTGGTGTCTTGCCTTCCGTATCCAAACTGTACATATAAGCACCACATCGGAGAAGCACTTTCACTGCATCGCCATGGCCTTTctcagcagccctgtgcagtggtgttcttcctttctcatcCTTCACATCTATCTTTGCACCTTTGCTGATCAAATATTCCATTATCGTTAGATGTCCATTAGTGGCTGCAACATGCACAAGTGTTTCACTTGAAGAGTTTAGTGCATTAATATCGTTATCTTTCAATGTTTTCTCTAACTCAGAAAGATAGCCTTTAGCGACTGCATCAAAGATGCGAACATCAGCATAATCTTTTCTAGGTTTTGCTGCCTTTGAAAGttgagtttcttttcctttcttcttaatagcccattcttgtttttttcttctaggactgtctctttttttctggtgccGCTCTCTGCTATTTTCAAACCAAACCTTGTCTTTTTCGAGTAAATATCCTACCAATTGTCTTCTAGCATCTCCAATGCTTTCGTTTACTTCACTGACGTATTTTCTCATCTTGCTATAAAGTTTTGGCTCCACTTGCTTTAAACATGGATAAAAAAAGAGCCTACAGGCTCGTTCACCTTGAGAAATTAGTATGTCTAAAACTCGGGAGTTCTTTTCTGTTCGTGTCCTGTAGAAACTCatgatcatctttttttctggggtAAAAATACCATTGTCTATCAGCCAGTTCAGAAGATGGTCTGGGTCGTTTATGCCTTCTACTAGCTCTTCTTTTTTAGTCCTTAGGACTTCAATTGCGTATGGATTTGTAAACAGGCTAGTTGAATGCATGACCGTGTTGCTAATCAAAAAGTGAATTGAGCTATTGTTTGATGTTTGAAGTTAAATATGAAATAGCAAAGCAGGCTCACATCATTTCACACGTTCTTTTCATAGAACTATGAACCATGAACAACCGTTGTAGTTCAGTGATAAATCTttaaagaatgagaaagaaatcaaaactcCCTCACCTTTGGTTTTCTAGTTGTTAGAAGTCTTTTGatcttctctgttcttccttaGCAACAAgtgaagtttaaaaacaaaacaaaaatctgtgatATTGAAAGATATTCCACTTGGAAGACTTCTGGATTTTTTACGCAtaattagggagaaaaaaatgcttttgtgaatCTGATATTTGAATAGAAGATACTTGTTTATCGagttcctctgctcctctgacCAAGCTGGTTTTTGTAGGTGCCTAAATGACCAGTCTATTAAAcatgacaaaagaaaattcatagCATAGTTACTGTTGCCATGATTACATACCTTGTATGATCTTAAATGAAAGAGTACACATTGCCAGCTACATAGGTGAAAGCCCTAtaatgtaatgaaataaaaacataaagacctagataaaaataaactgtatgaGCGGGTAGTTATAAAAGTGATCCAGCCTTTCTAATATGAGTTACAACTTCAGTCTATGAGGTCTATTTAACTTAAAGGCTATTTAGCTTGTCATTCCTGCTGTAACCTGGAGTCTGTCTGGAACTTAATTCTTTTACGTGAGGTGGATCAAGGTGTGTGATTCAGTATGCAACATTTAAAGTATAATTAAATAGAGCTTTAAATCTGTGAATATGTATAGTCTTCAATATGGGTGTAGGACCTTTGAATCTAGCTGTAATTAATTTAACTTATTGGTGTTAAAATTCCTtatggagagaaggaaataaaataataatcatctACACATTTTGAAACCAACTGAGAGAGAAATTGAGATTACAGAGTTCTGTGAGAGCTAGAAGTAAAAtgagctgaaaagctgaaagcttGACCTTATTTAAACAAATGGGAAATTTTACCATCTGTTTCTTAGTTCAGTGCCCTTTCTGTTgggtcctgctgcctttgcatgtattttctttaatagtaTGTACAATGTGACTgataagatttttaatttttttctgttgactttAGTTTTACAAGTAAGATCGCAAAGcttattctattaaaaaaaaaaaaagatttattgaAGAAATAGCCGGGAAAGGCAAgacttttaatatatattttgaaaaccaGCCAGTTACCAAGTCAGCAAATTTGACAGCCAATTTAAGAGCCCAatatttcctctgaaatgcaaagaaggGCACTACACCAAGAATAGCAAAACCTTTGTCATTTAATTAATGATTGTTAACGCATAACATGGAAAACTATGGTTGTTTGTAGGGAGTCAGGAGGTCTGAATTGTGTTCCCAAATCTGCTAATGACTCAGTCTGTGATCTGCAAATTATTTAGTCTTCAGTTTGACATAACAAAGTACTGAAGATCTATCCGTGTCTTGAGTAAATTAATAGTCCTTATTTAAAGTTTGGTGAAATGGGATAtttatgtcatcattattattgttcCCATGCAAAACAGAGATAGCAATACTTGATACCTTCACAGGAAAGTTTTGAGTTCTGGCAATGGAGAATGTTACGTGAGTGCTGAGCAGTATCGTTAATATAGCCAGCACAAGAATTTTTGGAACTCCTGAAAAATTTAACACAGAAATTGTGATATTCTTTAAGAGACTATTAGTATGGCAGTAATTTCCTAGTGTTCTGAATACAGAAATTTTACTTGTAAACATGAGAAATGAAAGGGTGCAGTACTCCTAACTGGCCTTGAGGAGGAATATTTGAACAATATATGCAGGCAGCATCTCTTTCAGAGCCACTGTGGGACCttattttgggaaaataatCTGCAGCAAATTACTTGTTACTAGATGCAAATCACAGTCTTCAAAATataattatgcatttttaaaaaaaccctctttatTATAAGTATGTGACTTATGAGGAAATTCTGTCTTAAAACAAGAATCACATTTGACAAGAAAATTTTGGAAGCTTGTTGTATGgattcatttttagaaattaggttttaaaagcctttattttttaattagtattttatcTACTTTTAGAATTAAGCCTTTGTTCCAACAATCACTTcacaaaaagattaaaaacccaaacagttgAGAAGAGATTCAGAATTGGCTATTTGAAgcatgctttttgtttgtatcTTTTTAACTTATTAACTCTATTTATTTGACATATAAATGTTttagagaagggaaaaatattaagGTTCCACACCTCTTCTCCTTTAATTAAGTGCATGAGACCACAAACGCATGGGATCACCAGGAAgctcttcattaaaaataagaatggcAAAATTTAATATTACTAAAGatctaagaaaagaaataagttggagagaggaagaagcaaaTCTTTGGCCGGCTTTGTTatcttttacatttatttgttgTCTGAGGGGCATAaagtgattttttctttttctggctaATTACTTCACAGGccacttttatttctgctggcttctttaGCTCCACGTATCCAAGGACTGTTCCTTATTAggttattttgaaaagaaaatgaggggctttgcttctgtcttctttGTCAGATAGCACTTAGAGATTTTTGTGTTCAGCGGTATGGGTATATAGCAGGGATAAGTAGCAGATCAGCTTATACGCATTGAGgaaattttatgttttactcTAGAAGGACGTAGTAAATTCTGATTGGTACTAGTGCAGATGAAGCTTCAATAGTGTCGTCAGAGAAACTTCATGCTGTAGGTGTGCTGGTTGTATTTTAGTTCAGTGTGTTGTCAAGAAGCCTGTAGTGAGTAGATTTTCATGAcatagaaatactgaaaatcttCACATAGACCACTTAAGGTCTAATATCATTGTTAAATGCAGAAGTAAAACTGTATATGTAAGATTACCTTAATTCAGATAGATCTATGTATACTCGGCACTGACTTTGTGGGAGGATATGCAGCTGAAAACAACGTGGTAGAGTTTAGAGCAGGCCTTAAAAAGGGCAGGTGATGCTGTTGATAGGAAAGACCTCTGTTTTGGCCTCTGCTGAATAAGTGTCCATATAGGGAACTGGTTTAACCCAGCTGTAGCTGGGAGGCTTGAGCCAGTTATTTCTGACGTGCAATCTCAGTTTTGCTACTAACTTGTGTCCTTGGGCAAATCACTTAATCTCTGTGCCCTGTTTACAcaagcattaaaaaaggaaatttttttctacctCACAGACATGTCCTAAGTGTTTATTAATGTTGGTGCAGTGCTTTGAAGGTATAGAGTGCTTTGAAGTTTTTGTCCTTTGAAGTATTGTTTTCTGACTTCTCAGAGatgaacatttatttcttaacaCGTGCCCATGTTTTCTAGCTTATTTTATGTTGCTATGTCATCATcaaatatacatttaattttctctatTCTAATTTCTCAAAGATGAAAGCAACCCAAACTACACCTTGCATATTGTTAAATCACCATGAGGTGCTGTGGCCGTGGGAGTGAGGGACCTGTAGAGGTCACCATTTCTCCACCGAGGCTTTCCCACTCTGAGCCTGGCGCCTGCAGCTGTGGTTCCTGTCTTCTGCTGAAACGGCATGTAATGCAACTGAATGACTTCCAGTAACTTCTTATGTTCTCTAGGGCATTTTCTTGATAAAATTGATGGAAAGCCAAACATTAATAACACGGTTTCACTCACGgtgatatttttatgtttcccAATGTGtactttaatttcatttaagacAATTGTTTGCAGTAATGCCAACTGTTTATTGGGAACATATCTCACTGTAGAATAACTACTCTGTAAGAGATAATAAAGCCAACATCATTATCTAAACATCATGAGGGATGGAGAAATATATCTGGGTAATCAAGGCATTTTCATTAATAAGCATGGCTCACGAATAAAGCATTGTTTTGGATAACCAGAAATCTAAGTGTGGCCTAGCTGGTTGAGGTTGAACTATATTTAGGTATAGCTAGATTGAGAAACAGCAGTGTTAGAAGTGTTCATGATGATGATTAGAGTGTACTTGACTTACTATAACACTGGAAGAGAAGCTGACTAGTCAGAATGTCTGCAAGAGAGACAAAATGTAGTGCTTCGTTTTGCCTAAAGATTAACAGCAGTAAATTAGGGAAGTCAAAAGGGGAGCTTTGGCACTGAGTGATCTTGTTTGTGTTAGTCATATTTCTGTAGAGAGTAGGCTTGGGGCCTTCCTGGCACTGAGAAATCTCTACCCTGGCTGGTATTTAAATGTGAGGTGTTCCCTAGAGTGGTGCTGTCCTCTGAGTGGTACTGGCACACACAGAACATGTGTATCATCAGGGGCCTGAGCAGGGGCctgctggagggaggggaaagctGATCGGTCCAGTCTCACGGCTTGCATCTCAGACTAGCACACTGGGCTCCCATCTTATCCTCTCTGCAATTTATGCGTTGGCAACCACCCCTGCAGAGTCCTGTGCCAGGTCCTATACTTGAAAGAGGTACCTCATAGAAGGCACAGCTTCCCAGCTTTGTCCGCTATTCAGGgatgctttcaaaatactaagTAGTAATACAACAGCTAATATAATAATTCCggtattttattctatttccaATACAAGTCACAATGTTATCCCAACACTGTAGTACTATTTCCTCAAGTATAAACAAATGAAGATTGTGTTAAGCACTGCACCCGTACaatgcaaaatgttcttttttctgaagattaGTGTGTACTTTTATGAAGTTCCCAACCTGGGGTAATTGTAAGTGGATAATACACATCTGCAAAGTGCCACAGATGGCTGTAAATGCTGATAGAGCAGGCTGTCTGTCTGGATTGAACTGTAGGAATGAGGCTTAATGTACATAACTCAGCCAAAGCGAGGATTAGGATTGTTTTTCAGTTTACCATGCATATATTAGTGAAGTTTAAGAAGAGTGACCAAACCATTTTTTTGCCATTCAGGTTTTTGAATAATTAGatttaagtatttttccaaAGTTCTTCATGGAATTAACTTGCCAGGTAGTTTTCTGAGAAGCTACATAGTGGaggtagaaggaaaaaaagctttctgataTATCTTCACAAAgctaaagaaaagcaatggtCTTGTTTCAgaacataataaataaaataaaagttggtttgaaacaaacagaaaaaatgttagtggtgatgaaatatatatttagttACTGCAATTTTCataatgcaaagtaaaaaaaagtaatattacAATTTTTGTGTCTAAGTGATGAGTATTACTAGTTATTTGTTTCTATACATATTTGTTCTGCAGAAGTCTTTACTGTCACAAgcttaatttaaatttaagaacTAATTTGCCTGTTAATCTATTCGCTAAACCTGCACACTAATACTGATTTTACTAATGAGGAGATACCATTTTCCAATTCATTGGCTTAAAGTTGTATCAGTGTCATGATTTTTATCTTATAATTTTAGAAGTTTAAATGTGTCCTTTCAGACCAACACTAATAGAAAGCAGTTATGGCAAAATGCTAGCCCTCATATCATTagtataaaatgtaaatgatgtAAAAGTATTAAGTTACTAAATGCTGAGGCAGCTTCAAGGATCAGCAAAACCAAATGGAGAGAGGGCCAGagtttttctccaaaatgggcagattttttttccattttaaaccaAACAAGCCCTTGTGGTTTTGAGTCAGGAACATACACTTTATCAGTGAAATCttacagaaggaaatattttatagaagTTCTTTAACTGTTGAAGACCAAGATCCTCCTTACACCCCCTGTTCTCATCTGGCTAACCTTACTGGCAGCATTACTCCCAGAAGGTGAATACAGCGGTGCCACTAGATCTCCCACAGAAGCCTTTTGGCCAAATTTGCTTTGTAGATGTAGAGTAATTTGTGAAAAACTATTCTGAATTTACACCAGTACGCAAGCAGAATTTTGTTCTTACTGATTATAAAATGCTGTAGATACGACTAGAGACTAATGTGactttgaaaggaaataatgttttgcCACATCATAAACCAGTTTTAATTGCTATTATTTATTAAGTTATTACAGTTAGATGTCAAGCATCAGACACAGTACAGACATTTACCTAAACAATGTCTTGCTAATGAAGTCTCCACACACTTTGAAATTTTGCCCTCCTGAGGaaattttttcctccctgaggAATCAATTTACagtaaaatgtatataaattttatttattatgtcaaaagtattttcaaattgatttattttagttccacagctgtttttttctgaacttgaAGAAATCTACAACTTATTTCAATTCAATGTGGAAAACaatatcaatatttttttattccagtaagaaaaattatgttATAATTACTCtgtaaaaaatgcattatgTCTTCCGAGTTAGCAATGGTAAGATTTAGTTTCTAGtaacaccaccagcagcagcaaaaagatACTGTAGTCTTGCAAGTGGGAGAACAGATAGTAGTGAATAGGGGGTCTGTTAATTCCCTCTTTAAACCTATTAGATGGCAATTGAAACAGTTGGGCCTGGCTGAGGCTAATTGGTCTTCCTGATAGAATTCTTGTAATACATCAGAGAAGAGTCCCTGCATCTGTTGCCTTCTCCACAGCTGTCATTTCAGACCTCCataagctttatttatttttttttcttaatattctagctttgtttcttgtttctcagTCTGTTTACCTTGAAAATGGTTCCCTGCTCTCTGAGCTTGGGAAGGTGGCCATTACATTGTGAGTGCTTTAGGTTTTTCTTATTGCTGTAGTTTTACAGAAGACTGATAATAATTAGCACCATTTTAAACAATTCTGTGCAAGCTTGTTTGTGACCCTTGCGTGACTGTAATTCCTACCTTACTTCTTTGCTTCTCAATTTTTCAATAGCGTTGTTCACTGCAGTATGGAAAAGCAAGGCAACTCAGGATTAAGAAAGATTCCCTGGCAGCACTGGTTTAGCTTGTctttgttactttttctttgtctaGAATTCTATATTTAGAGAAGAAGTAAGTTGATTTCAGTTATTTCATATTAAGTGGCTAAAACgtaactttcatttaaattctacTTGTCTTACTATGCGGCTATCTATCACCAGTACATCTTCACTATTCTGTCTAAATCTCTCTATCTATAGCACTTTCCTAGCCTTTAGACAATTCAAATTACTGAAGGGGCTTGCttgtaatgacttttttttttttaattggtattttttccttccttattctgcaaaaaaatatggaaacatttaatatttttttttctgattaccTTTATTATCATTCCATTGTACTCCATCCTGATCAACTAGTTAAAATCATCTTGGATTTTTAGTTGCATTCAGTTTATGTTTGTTGTACATCAAAATGAAGTTTAACTTTCCTGGTATAGCAATGCTAGAAAATCATAGGcatgtaattatttctttcttattggTGTTTTAATCTGTTCACAATTCTGTAATTTGGTGAGTACCTTTTGTTCGGTTTCACAGTATTTCTCATTGCTAGAGGGTTTTCTGAGACATACAGAGTTGATTCTTTCACATGTTATCTCCTCTTTCCAGTTCTGACAGCTTTCCCTGTCTTCTGTATGAATCCTCTGGCTTTGACTGACTATTTTGGTTCCCCCAGAATGTATGTGTCG is a window of Gymnogyps californianus isolate 813 chromosome 8, ASM1813914v2, whole genome shotgun sequence DNA encoding:
- the LOC127019385 gene encoding CARD- and ANK-domain containing inflammasome adapter protein-like yields the protein MHSTSLFTNPYAIEVLRTKKEELVEGINDPDHLLNWLIDNGIFTPEKKMIMSFYRTRTEKNSRVLDILISQGERACRLFFYPCLKQVEPKLYSKMRKYVSEVNESIGDARRQLVGYLLEKDKVWFENSRERHQKKRDSPRRKKQEWAIKKKGKETQLSKAAKPRKDYADVRIFDAVAKGYLSELEKTLKDNDINALNSSSETLVHVAATNGHLTIMEYLISKGAKIDVKDEKGRTPLHRAAEKGHGDAVKVLLRCGAYMYSLDTEGKTPLHLAAQNNHSHILKMLLKEEARSYGNQHNFLHMAALKDESSLAKMLLKAGASTDGKDERGQTALSYAVSQGSENTAKVLLEAGATVDSNMAERAFSSNHPSIFKILLEYSEDLSSDIMESALFRAVQKNLHGVVAALIDRGTDINAYNEMQYTPLLLACETGKAESAEVLIEKGANIGIKTPASDTALHLAVQAGAASIASLLLHSGMEINLMNQADETPLHVAALHNKGALVGLLVNAGAKINAVTKEFVTPLHIASQRGNTDVAQQLLHHKANVNVKDKQSKSPLHFAAERGDKTMVEMLLNANADPNAQDKEKKTPLHTAAVRGHLSIVKVLLAKKGRFGAKDMDGCTPMHYAACKGNTEIVKILLTSGKNKNIDDRNIWRKTALHIAAEHGHSDLIHLLLSYGAAINALDSSKDTPLHCACKAGHFNAVSSLVNWSQGEKANLLAANSLKKTPLQVAEFNKTENQAQIVTLLKKKMLITK